A portion of the Musa acuminata AAA Group cultivar baxijiao chromosome BXJ1-1, Cavendish_Baxijiao_AAA, whole genome shotgun sequence genome contains these proteins:
- the LOC135678724 gene encoding uncharacterized protein LOC135678724, giving the protein MPELRISKKHHKHINNPFPSTLKCLPFIHGGLSFSPHKISQDQSYQIGEDFQLAWSCRNGGCLSISHRSQPNRSIWSTIPGEAFISAAAVQTQVEESRGSFAIKDGDVLFICKHQSVEEIRVLYETDIEENAEDDNLLSGFSNSNNKGTPESFNKSYSPILMITGRLFSKKTNILPKKSLYLGKKKIRFGWARKPSFVARYWFLLEQRSSNQIGFSVKFGEYDKKLSPSVTKRRILQGSSWKLIRMQRQCIAYISRQRGFVALSSQDEQGEEQVVTEFNKVFITYASDKDEKFYGFGEQFSHMEFKGKRVPIIVQEQGIGRGDQPITFAANLISYRSGGDWSTTYAPSPFYMTSKMRSLYLEGYNYSAFDLTKPDRVQIQIYGNYAQGRILNGYSPVELIETYTETIGRPPVLPNWIISGAVVGMQGGTEAVHRVWDQLQDHDVPISAFWLQDWVGKRETVIGSQLWWNWEVDTCHYAGWRELVNDLRTHDIRVMTYCNPCLVPTDDKPNKYKNLFEEAKSLGILVKDKTQGTYMIPNTAFDVGMLDFTHPATSSWFKKILREMVDTGVRGWMADFGEGLPLDAHLYSDEDPFEAHNRYPELWAKVNREFVDDWAATCHGKEKEDPEENLVFFMRAGFRGSPKWSMLFWEGDQMVSWQANDGIKSSVTGLLSSGLSGFAFNHSDIGGYCTVDMPIIRYRRSEELLMRWMELNAFNVVFRTHEGNKPSSNCQFYSNRNTLAHFARCAKIYKAWKFYRIQLVKEAAQRGLPVARHLFLHYPDDKHVHSLTYQQFLVGTDILVVPVLDKAKKEVKAYFPMAGGCSWQHIWTGKIFTRPFNHPGHNQGFEAWVDAPIGYPAVFVKCGSHIGEAFLRNLKALNIL; this is encoded by the exons TTCATCCATGGAGGACTCTCCTTCAGTCCACACAAGATTTCACAAGACCAGAGTTATCAGATTGGGGAGGATTTCCAGCTTGCTTGGAGCTGCAGAAATGGTGGCTGCCTTTCGATCTCGCACCGATCTCAGCCTAACAGGAGCATATGGTCTACGATCCCAGGAGAGGCCTTCATATCTGCTGCAGCTGTCCAGACTCAGGTGGAGGAGAGCAGAGGCTCTTTCGCTATTAAGGATGGTGATGTTCTTTTCATCTGCAAGCACCAGTCTGTGGAAGAAATAAGGGTCCTTTATGAGACGGACATTGAAGAGAATGCTGAAGATGATAATCTCTTATCTGGGTTTTCAAACTCAAACAATAAAGGAACTCCTGAATCATTCAATAAGTCTTACTCCCCGATTCTGATGATCACAGGAAGGCTCTTCAGTAAGAAGACTAACATACTTCCTAAGAAAAGCTTGTACCTGGGGAAGAAAAAAATCAGATTTGGATGGGCTAGGAAACCTTCATTTGTTGCTAGATACTGGTTTTTGCTTGAACAGAGGAGCAGCAATCAAATTGGTTTTTCTGTAAAGTTTGGTGAATATGATAAGAAATTGAGCCCAAGTGTAACAAAAAGAAGAATTCTACAGGGCTCAAGCTGGAAACTAATCCGAATGCAGCGTCAATGCATTGCATACATCTCAAGGCAAAGAGGTTTTGTTGCACTCTCATCACAGGATGAGCAAGGAGAAGAGCAAGTGGTTACAGAATTCAATAAAGTTTTCATCACATATGCGAGTGACAAAGATGAAAAGTTCTATGGTTTTGGGGAGCAGTTCTCCCATATGGAGTTCAAAGGAAAGAGGGTGCCTATAATTGTCCAAGAGCAAGGTATTGGAAGAGGAGATCAACCCATCACCTTCGCAGCCAATCTGATTAGTTACAG ATCAGGAGGTGATTGGAGTACGACATATGCCCCTTCACCATTCTACATGACCTCCAAAATGAGATCCCTTTATCTTGAAGGATACAATTATTCAGCTTTTGATCTCACAAAGCCTGATAGAGTACAGATTCAG ATATATGGAAATTATGCTCAAGGAAGAATACTGAACGGATATTCACCTGTTGAACTAATTGAAACCTATACAGAAACCATAGGGAGACCTCCAGTGCTTCCAAACTGGATTATTTCTGGTGCTGTTGTCGGGATGCAGGGAGGCACAGAAGCTGTCCACAGAGTGTGGGATCAATTACAGGATCATGATGTTCCTATTTCAGCATTTTGGTTGCAG GACTGGGTTGGCAAGAGGGAaacagtaattgggtcacaattatGGTGGAACTGGGAAGTTGATACCTGCCATTATGCTGGATGGAGAGAGCTAGTCAACGATCTTCGTACTCATGATATTAGAGTCATGACCTACTGCAACCCCTGCCTTGTTCCA ACTGATGACAAGCCAAACAAATACAAGAATCTGTTTGAAGAAGCTAAGAGTTTAGGCATCTTAGTAAAAGATAAAACACAAGGAACATACATGATACCGAACACGGCTTTTGATGTGGGAATGTTGGATTTTACACATCCTGCAACAAGTAGTTGGTTCAAGAAAATTCTACGCGAAATGGTGGATACTGGAGTAAGAGGTTGGATGGCCGATTTTGGTGAAGGATTACCTTTAGATGCTCACCTCTATTCAG ATGAAGACCCCTTTGAAGCTCATAACAGATACCCTGAACTTTGGGCTAAGGTCAACAGGGAATTTGTAGATGATTGGGCAGCAACCTGTCATGGAAAGGAGAAGGAAGATCCAGAAGAAAACTTAGTCTTTTTCATGAGGGCTGGCTTCAGAGGTAGCCCTAAGTGGTCTATGTTGTTTTGGGAGGGTGATCAAATGGTAAGTTGGCAGGCTAATGATGGAATAAAGAGTAGCGTAACAGGTTTGCTGAGCAGTGGCCTCTCAGGTTTTGCCTTCAACCATAGTGATATTGGAGGCTACTGTACAGTAGACATGCCTATCATCAGGTACCGTCGAAGCGAAGAACTTCTCATGCGCTGGATGGAATTAAATGCATTCAATGTAGTATTCCGGACACATGAA GGAAACAAGCCATCGTCCAATTGCCAGTTTTACTCTAACAGAAACACATTAGCTCATTTTGCACGCTGTGCCAAGATATACAAAGCTTGGAAATTCTACCGAATCCAACTTGTAAAG GAGGCAGCTCAGAGAGGCTTGCCTGTTGCTAGGCATCTATTCCTCCACTATCCAGATGACAAGCATGTACATAGCTTGACATACCAGCAGTTCTTAGTTGGGACAGATATACTGGTAGTTCCTGTCCTTGACAAAGCCAAAAAGGAAGTCAAGGCCTATTTCCCTATGGCAGGTGGGTGTTCCTGGCAACACATTTGGACAGGAAAGATCTTCACCAGGCCTTTCAATCACCCAGGGCATAATCAAGGGTTTGAAGCCTGGGTTGATGCTCCCATTGGCTACCCAGCTGTGTTTGTAAAGTGCGGTTCCCACATAGGAGAAGCATTTTTAAGAAACTTAAAAGCTCTTAACATACTATAG
- the LOC135678731 gene encoding putative disease resistance protein RGA3 codes for MQPEIHRPLNLQHHHILTTIIMVVEALLSSFLEILIGSTKNSVVRQIGGVWGLEEDLEKLERTLLRIQSIVGDAEEQQIKDTAVKNWLTALRDAAYAAEDVLDEFNLETLRKSNRAIENKMMGKVSDFFSSHNPLYFRFKMARKLNEVVKSIDEIAAESRKFNFAVRTQEQTPPTVRQTHSYVVESDVIGRGEEKDEIVKLLIEQQDENEKIAVLPIVGMGGLGKTTLAKLIYQDKRVERHFQLRIWVCVGSVFDLGEILKAIISSATGRQSDLKFMDMLQCSVRDVLAGKRYLLVLDDVWNEDSSKWDDLKALLACGGDGSRVVVTTRSDGVSSMMGTLTTHKLPFLSEEDSWDLFRRRAFPSGQDDDKQQHQNLVEIGKAIVTKCGGLPLAVKALGSMMSYQNDEREWSAIKESSIWATKVGSDILPALLLSYNDLPSHLKRCFAFCAIFPKDYEIEVDMLIRLWMAQGFIPSEGTAEPEVKGHRIFMELHKRCFFQDVRRVKERRYVDFLGNIMHDYFRWRDYELEVKGYCSLRTCKMHDLIHDLAQHISGEEGVALLAPYTATEPRKDVHHLSLPGTYSSSKIHETLGKFPALRTLLVRDAYFGKAVDNISRPAKLRVLGFHNLNATMLLMLEYVAFLLNKIYNRIGFRCDILAKTKSITERFLGVIL; via the coding sequence ATGCAACCTGAGATACATCGTCCATTGAACCTCCAGCACCACCATATTCTGACAACAATAATCATGGTTGTCGAGGCACTTCTCTCGTCCTTCTTGGAAATTCTGATCGGCTCAACGAAGAATAGCGTAGTCCGGCAGATAGGTGGTGTCTGGGGTCTGGAGGAGGACCTGGAAAAGCTTGAGAGGACGTTGTTGCGGATTCAATCCATCGTTGGAGATGCAGAGGAGCAGCAGATTAAGGACACTGCCGTCAAAAATTGGTTGACGGCACTCAGGGATGCGGCCTACGCTGCAGAGGACGTTCTCGACGAATTTAATCTCGAAACCCTCAGGAAGAGTAACAGAGCAATCGAGAACAAGATGATGGGCAAGGTCAGTGACTTCTTTTCATCCCATAATCCACTTTATTTTCGATTCAAAATGGCAAGGAAATTGAACGAAGTAGTAAAGAGTATAGATGAGATTGCAGCAGAGAGTCGTAAGTTCAATTTTGCAGTTCGCACACAAGAGCAAACCCCCCCAACTGTACGACAAACACACTCTTATGTCGTGGAATCGGATGTTATTGGTAGAGGCGAGGAGAAGGATGAGATAGTAAAGCTGCTAATAGAACAGCAGGATGAGAATGAGAAGATTGCAGTCCTCCCTATAGTTGGCATGGGAGGATTAGGAAAGACTACCTTAGCTAAACTGATCTACCAAGACAAGCGGGTGGAGAGGCATTTCCAATTGCGTATTTGGGTTTGTGTGGGCTCTGTTTTTGATCTGGGAGAGATTCTTAAAGCGATCATCAGTTCCGCCACTGGGAGACAGAGCGACCTGAAATTTATGGACATGTTACAATGCAGTGTTCGAGATGTATTGGCCGGGAAAAGATATCTGCTTGTGTTAGACGACGTATGGAATGAAGACTCATCGAAGTGGGACGACTTAAAAGCGCTGTTAGCTTGCGGAGGAGACGGAAGCAGAGTTGTTGTGACCACGCGTAGTGATGGAGTGTCGTCCATGATGGGTACGCTCACCACTCACAAGCTGCCATTCCTATCTGAAGAAGATTCATGGGATTTGTTCAGGAGAAGAGCATTTCCAAGCGGACAAGATGATGATAAGCAGCAGCATCAAAATCTGGTGGAGATTGGAAAAGCCATTGTAACAAAGTGTGGGGGATTGCCTCTCGCAGTGAAGGCCCTGGGCAGCATGATGAGCTACCAGAATGATGAAAGGGAGTGGTCTGCTATAAAGGAAAGTAGCATCTGGGCTACCAAAGTCGGTAGTGATATCCTACCTGCACTGCTTCTGAGTTATAATGACTTGCCTTCGCACCTGAAGCGATGCTTCGCCTTCTGTGCCATATTCCCCAAAGATTACGAGATAGAAGTTGACATGTTGATTCGACTGTGGATGGCTCAGGGGTTTATTCCATCGGAAGGAACAGCAGAACCGGAGGTTAAAGGCCACCGAATTTTCATGGAGCTACACAAGAGATGCTTCTTTCAAGATGTACGCCGAGTTAAAGAACGTAGATACGTAGACTTCTTGGGtaatatcatgcatgattatTTTCGTTGGAGAGATTATGAGTTAGAAGTCAAAGGATATTGCAGTTTGAGAACATGCAAGATGCACGACCTCATTCATGACCTTGCACAACATATATCGGGAGAAGAAGGTGTCGCGTTGCTAGCGCCATACACTGCCACAGAACCAAGGAAGGATGTGCATCACTTGTCCTTACCAGGAACCTACTCGTCTTCCAAAATCCACGAGACGCTGGGGAAATTTCCTGCCCTGCGGACGCTACTGGTACGAGATGCATATTTTGGAAAAGCTGTGGACAACATTTCAAGACCGGCCAAATTAAGAGTGTTAGGATTCCATAATTTAAATGCTACGATGTTGctaatgttagaatatgtggcctttttattgaataagatatataatagaattgggttccgttgcgatattttagccaagactaagtccattacggaacgattcctcggagtgatcctgtga